The candidate division KSB1 bacterium genome includes a window with the following:
- the prmC gene encoding peptide chain release factor N(5)-glutamine methyltransferase: MSTSRTTQEQKWTVLSLVRWATSFLAEREIENARLEVERMLAHVLGVDRVGLYLQFDRPLNERELRAFRELLRRRARREPLAYVLGEWEFFGLRLKVDRRVLVPRPETERVAEVCLDILETEREVRFLDLGTGSGNLAAAIAVHRPLARGWAIDVSKEAAELARENLRALGVADRVHVAVADMRRAPFPIAKGDRGYDLVVSNPPYVRPEEWPTLQKEITNYEPRQALVAEPDGLSYHRAVARVASHVLKPGGAVVVEIGADQAGEVCAILRSQGLEQIQVVRDLGGRDRVVSARKALP; this comes from the coding sequence GTGAGCACCTCGAGGACCACGCAAGAACAGAAGTGGACCGTTCTTAGCCTCGTGCGCTGGGCGACAAGCTTCCTCGCCGAGCGGGAAATCGAAAATGCTCGGCTGGAAGTGGAGCGAATGCTCGCTCACGTCCTGGGGGTCGATCGGGTAGGCTTGTACCTTCAATTCGACCGCCCTCTGAACGAGAGGGAACTCCGCGCGTTCCGGGAGCTCCTTCGGCGCAGAGCCCGTCGCGAACCCCTCGCGTACGTGCTCGGTGAGTGGGAGTTCTTTGGCTTGAGGCTGAAGGTGGATCGGCGTGTGCTCGTACCGAGGCCCGAGACGGAGCGCGTCGCGGAAGTCTGTCTGGACATTCTCGAGACCGAGCGCGAAGTTCGGTTTCTGGATCTCGGGACCGGATCCGGCAACCTGGCCGCCGCTATTGCTGTCCATCGCCCCTTGGCACGCGGCTGGGCTATCGACGTGTCCAAAGAGGCAGCCGAGCTTGCGCGCGAAAACCTCCGCGCCCTCGGCGTGGCTGATCGCGTCCACGTAGCCGTGGCCGACATGCGCAGAGCCCCATTTCCCATTGCGAAGGGGGACCGCGGGTACGACCTTGTCGTTTCCAATCCTCCGTACGTACGACCGGAGGAATGGCCAACTCTCCAGAAGGAAATCACCAACTACGAACCGCGACAGGCACTCGTGGCCGAGCCCGATGGCCTAAGCTATCACCGGGCGGTGGCCCGCGTTGCGTCCCACGTGCTGAAGCCGGGGGGCGCCGTAGTGGTAGAGATCGGGGCAGACCAAGCCGGGGAGGTCTGCGCGATCCTTCGTTCGCAAGGTTTGGAGCAGATCCAGGTCGTTCGCGACCTCGGGGGCAGGGATCGAGTGGTGAGCGCGCGAAAAGCGCTCCCATAA
- a CDS encoding phosphomannomutase/phosphoglucomutase — MFVNPNIFRQYDVRGVAERDLTDEVVEQLGRAFGTFMRRKGYRTLTVGRDVRLSSPRLRDALVQGLAATGVEVIDVGVVPTPVLYFSIVHFRVDGGVMITGSHNPIEYNGFKLCEGVASIYGDDIQELRRLIEKGDFESGRGEVRQDDALTPYLRLLGEKFHFPRRLKLVIDAGNGTAGEIASQLFRGYGHDVVCLYCEPDGRFPNHLPDPTIPEYVAELRRKVVELGADLGIGYDGDADRIGAIDEKGAIIFADRLLALFSKGVLARCPGAPIVFDVKCSQALPDFIAQHGGKPVMWKTGHSLLKAKMKELGAPFAGEMSGHMFFADDYFGFDDALYASLRLVEMVAGSGKKLSELVAEIPAFVSTPEIRVDCPDEDKFAVVDELIKHFRREYEVVDVDGARVLFGDGWGLVRASNTQPVLVLRFEAKTPERLREIGQAFLTVLSRFPNVDTEPLKKALEAVEGQTQ, encoded by the coding sequence GTGTTCGTGAACCCCAATATCTTCCGCCAGTACGATGTCCGAGGCGTGGCTGAGCGCGATCTGACGGACGAGGTCGTGGAGCAGCTCGGGCGGGCGTTCGGTACGTTCATGCGGCGCAAAGGCTATCGGACACTTACGGTGGGCCGCGACGTCCGCCTGTCCAGCCCGAGACTGCGGGATGCGCTCGTACAGGGACTCGCCGCCACCGGCGTCGAGGTGATCGATGTCGGGGTAGTGCCGACGCCTGTGCTCTATTTCTCCATCGTCCACTTCCGTGTGGATGGCGGGGTAATGATTACCGGCAGCCACAATCCCATCGAGTACAACGGGTTCAAGCTGTGCGAGGGGGTGGCTTCCATCTATGGAGACGATATCCAAGAGCTGCGCCGACTCATCGAGAAAGGGGATTTCGAGTCCGGCCGCGGCGAGGTCCGTCAGGACGATGCTCTGACGCCCTACCTCAGGCTCCTCGGCGAGAAATTCCACTTTCCGCGGCGTCTGAAACTGGTGATCGACGCCGGCAATGGCACGGCGGGCGAGATCGCCTCTCAGCTCTTTCGAGGCTATGGACACGACGTCGTGTGCCTGTATTGCGAACCGGACGGACGGTTCCCCAACCACCTCCCGGACCCCACCATTCCGGAGTACGTGGCCGAGCTGCGGAGGAAAGTGGTGGAGCTCGGGGCGGACCTGGGCATCGGATATGACGGCGATGCAGACCGGATCGGCGCTATTGACGAAAAGGGCGCGATAATCTTCGCCGACCGCCTCCTTGCGCTGTTCAGCAAGGGTGTGCTCGCGCGTTGTCCGGGGGCGCCGATTGTGTTTGACGTCAAGTGTAGCCAGGCGCTGCCGGATTTCATTGCCCAGCACGGGGGCAAGCCAGTGATGTGGAAAACAGGCCATTCCCTCCTGAAGGCCAAGATGAAGGAACTGGGGGCGCCCTTCGCGGGCGAGATGTCCGGCCACATGTTTTTCGCCGACGACTACTTCGGCTTCGACGACGCCCTTTACGCGTCGCTACGCCTGGTGGAGATGGTGGCCGGCTCCGGGAAAAAGCTCTCGGAGCTGGTGGCCGAGATCCCGGCCTTCGTTTCGACACCCGAGATCCGTGTCGATTGCCCCGATGAGGACAAGTTCGCGGTGGTGGACGAGCTGATCAAGCACTTCCGGCGCGAGTACGAGGTCGTGGACGTCGATGGCGCCCGCGTCCTATTCGGAGACGGCTGGGGTCTTGTACGCGCGTCTAATACCCAGCCCGTCCTGGTCCTTCGTTTTGAGGCCAAAACGCCCGAGCGCTTGCGGGAGATCGGCCAGGCCTTCCTAACCGTGCTTTCTCGATTCCCGAACGTAGACACGGAACCGTTGAAAAAGGCCCTGGAGGCTGT